TTACACATGTTCTCAGGGCAACGCTGGCAGCCGTGGGAGTGGAAAGGGCGCAGCATGAGACGTCCGTCTTGGTTGAAGGTGGCGGGGTTAGTGAAAATCTTGCCGAAAAGCTGGCGGGCTCCCACGCGACGGAGCCAGGATTCGATGAAGAACGTGTTGGCATCAGACACCAGCACCATCTCAAAGTCCTGTCGGGTGCGCAGGAACTTGAAGAGGGTCAGCATGCCAGGTGAGGCGGGGATCTTTTCGATGACGGCACGGATGGCACTCTCAGTGACCCCAGACTCGGCCATGTAAGCAAGCACACGCTGCATGTACTCATTATAGTGGCCTGGCCGGTAGGTGTCCTTCAGCCAGCCTGGCAGATACTGCCCTGGGGCTGCCTGCACCACCACATCATCACTGCTCTCATCCACGATGGTCTCGTCAAAGTCGAAAAAGATGAGAAAGCGCTTGTCGCTTGAGGACAGGGCTGAGTTTCCGGCCATGTTTGCTGATTGTCCTGGGGAAGGGGTTAAACAGCAGTTGAACACAGAATCCCGCATGACTGGTTTATCACCAATAACTGCTGTGAGTGGCAGTAGAATACTTCTTCCTGTCCAAATCGTCTTCACCTTGCCTTGACGTGAAACACACTAATGCAGGGTTGTTAACCAAGGTGGGTTTTCTGGGGAATTATATGTGAATAGAGGGAAGTGAAGAAAAACAAGAATAGaatcaaaagtggaaaaaaaagagaaaaaaaagagactcCCTTTTAGATCATTAATATTTTCAGAGGGCCTTGAATTTGAAATTACACTGGGCTTCCTATAGGACAGAATAAGGTAGACATTTAACAGAAGTAGTCTACTCTCTAGAGACCCAAGATAGCGTTGAGATTGAGGGAGTAAGCTCCCTGTTCATGAGATGATTGTGATTCATTATTATGATGAAGAGCAGTGGACTGAAATATATCACAACAtgcaatgttgatgttgttcagCTATTCAAAACTAATCACATCCATGCAACGTCGATCATTCTGTAAAGGATAGACGATACTAATTTGAATCCGTTGCAGAATCCTTTGATTTCTAAATGAAAACTGTGGTGAACGTAATCTGTTGCATTTGAATCCACAGAAAAGTGATGAGAGCGTCTGGGACAGTttgttcttatttttcttccGAAAATACTTACCGACCTTCAATTTTTAGGCGATGTCAAGCTGGTCTCTTGCAGGCAATGCAATCTGTAAAGATGAGAAGGGCATTTTCCAATATCGGTAACAAAATCCTTCACGTTCATTCAGTAACCTACGTCTTACTTTGACTACTTGTAATACTTTCGTGTTCATTTGTGACGTGCTGCATAtttttaagtagcctacataataAATCGAGTTTTTACTAGAGTATTATTTTATACTGTATACATATTTTCTAGTCAAGTCAATAACGCACAACTCTAATACATCACTATGGCAACATCTCCATGTTCAAGGTTAATTAGGCTATTAATTATCTGCAGTGCAGAGCAAAAATAAAAATCACCAACGGTATGTCCAGCAGTTCGGTGCAACACCAGGATACTTCACACACGACAGGTCCAGACTTCTATTCAGAAACGGCTGACCTCTCAATCCAGATATTGTCCTGTGCAGCTCTCCATACATGCCCTATTTCTTCGAGAAACTGCGCGCTCCCCGCTCACTTTATGGGCTGCTAAAACCCTTAAGCCAGCCCGCAACACAGTGACGTAACACCGCTGAGACGCCTTCTCTCGAATGCCAGGAATGAGTGACCCTCTGTGTCCAATACGAATAGAAAACATGGAGTACTGATTTGTTGACCACAGTTAATTTTCTCCTAAATGTATAACAAACTAGTTTAATCTCGCTGTCATACAGACAACACCATGTAACGAAACACACACCACGTTTATGCTTCAATAATTTAAGAATGAAGCATATTCAGACAAAATTATGTCGGGTCAAAATTCAATTAAAGTTTTGGGGGTTTATTAAACTGTGTTCGAAGTGCCTCCCCCTTTATATGCGAGTACAGTGACCGCTCTGATCACGCGAGCTGCCCCGGCTCCACCGCCTCCCTTATCTGCCAATGCAGAAGCCAATTTCCCTCCCTATTGCCTCTGTATCACACAGGCCCCATCTAGCAGTTGGGAGGGCAGATCTTTCCGAGCGCAGATGGGAGTATGGACGTAGGCTATGTTATTACCTCCCCTCTCGCACTTTTGATGAGTGTGTGCTAACCTGACCACCCACTCACCACCAACAGCAGCCGTCTGAGTGTCACACAGAACCCACCCACGTTTTCTCTGCACAATCAGTGACTCATTTCCTGTGAAAATACTAGAACATAAAACGCACAATGTGGAGCTATTTAGTAAGGATGAGCTTTCTCCTGAAGATACAAACCGTTTGGCTTGCACCCTAAGGGGTGTAGTCAAAATAGTTGCAGAGCATTTAATGCAATGTTGGCATTTTATAGTATCTTCCCCCAAGTTGGTACAATATTAAGACATCTGGACTACTCATGTTAATAGCATTCTCAGTTTTTTTTGGCACAAacaccatttaaaaaaaatcagtgATACATCTGAATACGCTCTCATAGAGATTGGTGCCCTGACTAAGCACTCAACAACTCACCAGCATCTGAGATATGTTTAGCGAATTATAATTATTGACAGACATGACAAGGAGTCAATCCTTGGGAGGTGACCTCAAATAAAGAGCAAAGACCAGCAGGACAACTGTGCTGTCAGCAACAGAGGGCTTTGACTCAATGACAGGAAAGTCAAAAGAGAACACGAAAGCGACATGATCAGAAGCTGTCACAAAAGATCTGAAGAAATCCACACCCGTCAGCTGTGGAAGTGGCCCCGGGCATTCCTTGATTAGATTCCCCAACACAGGCAAATAATACGAGTTTGATTTATGGGAAAGAGAAACCAGAGGGGATTGCcagcaaacaaaacaaagaaaggaCAAAGAGGCCCTGAAGCAGATTATGCTGGTGTTTTCAGGTCTAAACACTCAAGACAACAGACCTGCCGAGTCACAGAAACACTCAAGAACCTTGTGAATTAAATCCTTGTTGTTAATGCAGCCACCTGGTATGACAGCAGACTGGTGGGCGTGGGAGAATCATCGTCATGGTGCCGTTTGGCAGGGTACACCTCAGCTGAAAGATCCTAGATTCACCTTGAGCTGCCCAACATGACAAACATATGACAGTACACAAATGTGTGATAATCATGGCTACTTGTTTTTACTTCTGAAAGTTAGCTGAGAGTCTGTTAAATGTACATTATCAAAAAAGGCCCAACAATTCCACTCCTCCTTTAACTCCagaaacaaacatacaaaaagGACAACCCAAGACATTATTAAGCTGCACAATTTTGTACCAGACACTCACAATAATAAAATACTCAATGCTACATTAAGTGGTTAAAAATACAAGGGGGAAAGTATATTGATTATTTAAAACTTCTTTAAAGAATATACAATATTATTTCTCTTAACGAGTAAGATTTTAGTAGAAAGTGCATTCTATACAACAAAGAATAAAGGAGGAGAATCATACAGTAAATTGAAAGAGAAAACAATACACAACAAATAACTCGATATGAGCAAACCCAACCAATAAAAGATTGCTTTGATTAAAGTGAGAGGGAGGTGCTAGTGTAAATAACCAAAGCAGAAGGATTCCATCGCTCAGTGGGGTCCATATTAGGGCTAAAGTATATTTCTTTAGTTGATGAAGAAGAACAAAACGAAGAAATGTCTGTCTCATGCCCATCCCCACCTCGattctcctccttttccttgcCACAAACAGCCGCTCACTAAACCAATCACAAGCACCCCTTGCCCCaaaaacacacccacaacacactgtcagtcCCCCCCTTCACCACGCCTCACTAACACAGCAGTAAAGTGCAGAGgatacacaaacaaaaaaaaaggcatTGAAAAAGACCGAAAGACTCTGATACTGAAACATTCAAAGCACAGTAGTGAACAAGAGGGCTACAGATGAAGCGGACACCGTTGAGTTCTATACGACTCAACAGGAGGGTTTTCCGTGCCTGTGCTGCCTTAAataaaggtcccatggcatgaCAATTTCACTAGATTAGGTTTTTTAACATTAAtgtgagttcccctagcctgcctatggtcccccagtggctagaaattgcaataggtgtaaaccaagccctgggtatactgctccgcctttgagaaaatgaaagctcagatGGGCCGATCTGGAATTTTCCCTTTATGTTGTCATAaggggaaaggttacctcccctttctctgctttgcccgcccagagaatttggcccgccTATGAGAAAATTAGCTACGACTGTGCAAGCGCGATATTGGTTTTTCTCCGAGACATCAcggcttgcaaacgaccgaagcatagcagttagccccgcctctctcctcataGCTAATTTAAAGCTACAGGCACAGAAATGGCACATCCTAAagaagctcattgtgggactgcttgtagtggctgtaattctgcaccaatgctgaatttcgggaaagagacttcagatacagtattaggtgACAACTAAGGCCAATATAAAAGCATcgaaaaacagcatgtcatgggacctttaaataACTCAATTTAAGGTCCAAGTTCCCTCAACTCAAGATGGTTAGTGGGACACGCTAAAGTTACTGCAATCATCCATATCTAGAATCCCCATACGTATAAAGAATGGGTCAGATCACTTAAAAAGCAGCTTTTGATACAAGAGCACCAGAGGacttactaacacacacacgcggttgctagcgcgcacacacacacacacactcattagaACAAGGCTCAATGTTGTTCCTTAACACTCAAACTGATAACAGTCCTAGATTGGATTAGGGCGAGAGCAATAACCCAACTGAACAATCCATCAAGAATACTTACAACCCATATCTCCTCTACCAGAACACCTTACAAGacattcacacaaaaaaaattaaaaaaagagtTACATTTACAGATGTGATTTCTTTTGACAATTTGGGTAAATATACATATACCTATACAAGAAACATAGATTTGCTAGGGTTATATagtcgcccccccctcccctcctgacccCATTATCTATGACATAGTAAGTACAGAGGGATGAGAATTATTTACCATATATCAAATTTCCAGAATATATTGTTGAAAAGGTGTGATTGAACAGTTAGCCATATCTAACATGTAGGGAACATTCAACAAGTTGACTAATCTCTCTGTCCCAAGTTTTTGATACATCCCAAAGTGGATAACTGtatgagagaaaggaaaagaagtTTGTCTTACAAAGCGCCCTACTTTATACCACACTAAAGATATAAACTGGGTATatcaattttattttttataatggaGCAAAACCCCTATATACTGCACGGTGTTTTATGACCTTTTCCATGGTGACCCGTATTATCACGGCAGCAGCAATGAGAGATACAGAGACTGAGTGAAACCGAGGAGCCAGGTAGGGGGAGAGCCAGGTAGGGTCATCAAGTGCATCCAAGTCATCACAGTGTCATTATTGAACCTTTACACTGACAAGAGAAGAAGCTCTCACCCAGGGCGGCCCAACCCTACTCCTTGAGAGCTACCGCTCCATAGGTTCTCGTTCCAGCCCTAATCCAGCACATCCAAGTCTATGAATTAGCTAGGTGACCATCGGAATCATGTTTGTTACAACCGTTTATTGTTAATAGTTACAACCGTTTGTAGAAAACCTACAGGAGGGTGGATCTCCAGAAGCAGGACTGGATGGCACTAATCAAAAGGGAAAGTCAAAGAACAGCCAGAGAGCAGTAATATTGTATGTGGTACTGTGTGAAAGCCACAGAAACGTAAACTGAAACTAGACAACTGTATCGTCCTGTAATGGAGCGCAGCAATTAGCCTTCAGACTGAAGCAGACCCTTACCAGGTCTTAGCTAACGCTTTGAACAAGATagcgcgcccccccccccagtgaccTATGACCTTGGCTTGTGCCCTACACTGCTGTTGATCCTGGGAGGAATGCCGTAAGGGACATGAAGGAGCACTGTGTCAGACAGAACCTGAACAACCAGGGCCCACAGTCCTACCTTGGAAATGTGAGGagaaaaatacaacaaaaagTAAATTACTATGAGAACTGAAAGGTGATGAAATGGACCTATTCTGATCCACTAACTTGGTTGATTTAATTGTTGAGGAACAACATCAGCAGCCATCAATGAAGAGCATACACTGTACACGATCACATATGAAAAAGAGGAAACCCACATTATACATATACACCCGACCAGAAAAGGCAGGTTTTCTACAAATACATAATCTTCTGTGGGTTGTCTACCAACATTGTTTCCTTAGAACAATTTTTTAGCAAGAGGTTGTAAAATTGGTGTTTGActggggatacacacacacacacacattttaaatgtagaggtccatctttcttttttttttttaaacacactaCGGTGTTGTTTTTAGTCTTTAAAGGGGCCCCTTTACACATGCATTCCAGGTAAAAGTTGAAACAGGACCAGGTAGGCGCAGTCAGGCTGAGGTGTGGAATGATAATCCTGTTGAGGGTTCAGTGGTGCTGGGCGCCTCCAGGAGCCTCATCAGAGGGGGCCATGTGGCGCAGGTAGCTACTGTCCTTGTGCCCACAGTGGTTGAGGGGCTCGCTCTTAAAgagtgctgggggagggggcaggtgggagACGGTCTGCACAGACAGGTGATGGTGCGGGGGAGCGTGCTGCGTCGCGTTGGGATGGTGCTGGGCCGCGTGGTGATGCGGGTGATGGTGAGAGGGAGGCGATTGGAGGTGGGAAAACGTATGTCCCACGGGGCCACGGGGAGGAAGAGCCCCTCCGGAGGGGTTGAGgctcagagaggaggaggtggtgggggcaggggtggcTGCCGGTGGGACCAGGCTGGAGCCAGGCCCAGAGGAGCAAGGGGCGTTGGCAGTAAGGTGGAGAGGCAGTGGGAGACCGCTGGACTGGAGGGACACAGGGCTGGTCACCCGGAAGCACTTCTCTTTGTGGGCCTTAAGCATGTTGGAGAAGCGGAAGCGTTGGCCGCACACCTCGCAGGGGTAGGGTTTCTCTCCCGTGTGGGTGCGGCGGTGGCGCTTCATGTTGGGCCGGCTGGTGAAGCTCTTCCCGCAGATCTCACAGATGAAAGGCTTCTCTCCTAAGAGGGAACATGGGAGAGAAGACACTACTGAATCAGGGAATTCAGATACCCTAATTGTTCATTAGTTGGTATTGGTTTTGCACTCTGCAAAGGATGTATCACCTTATAAATCCTTACATCACCAAGCTGAGAAAATCTATTGAAAACAAGAGGAAGTTAACAGCTCCACTTGAATAATCTCTCTCCCGGAGAGCGACAATTCTCTCttattgaaaatgctaatgacTTCCTTTCTTGTACGAGGGCTTCTGCTGTCAGTGCACCCCCTCAGCAGGAAACCAAGGCAGCATACACATTCAGAGGAGATGAGATGTGAAAATGAACAGCAGATCTCTCTATTGGAGTGCTAGTCTCATTAACCTCTCTTAGATGGAGCAATTCAAAGTGTCTgaaagcacccacacacacttgactagaGGCTCAACAGCTCTCTAAATACTTTTAATAATCCTGCAATGCATGTGTTATGAAACTCCACTAACACCGTTTTATATTGTGTTAATTAAATTATCAAAACCACGCATCACAGAaacaggaggtgtgtgtgtgtgtgtgtatatatatatatatttcttattGCAACTGAAGCTGTTCACTCTCCCCTTTACCTCAACACAATGTAATAATCAGAGGAATGTGGTGCATGTTTCAAGGAGGCTTGCATAAGCTCTAAcctttgagagagaaagagagaaaaaggattTGTGTGTACCAATTACAGAGCATC
Above is a window of Hypomesus transpacificus isolate Combined female chromosome 17, fHypTra1, whole genome shotgun sequence DNA encoding:
- the phospho1 gene encoding probable phosphatase phospho1 isoform X2; this translates as MAGNSALSSSDKRFLIFFDFDETIVDESSDDVVVQAAPGQYLPGWLKDTYRPGHYNEYMQRVLAYMAESGVTESAIRAVIEKIPASPGMLTLFKFLRTRQDFEMVLVSDANTFFIESWLRRVGARQLFGKIFTNPATFNQDGRLMLRPFHSHGCQRCPENMCKQVIVKDYVARRTQERGKAFQRVFYVGDGANDFCPCLTLNPQDVAFPRRDYPMHQLITEMHEARPGEFKAVTVPWVSGEDVILRLRKLAEEK
- the phospho1 gene encoding probable phosphatase phospho1 isoform X1, whose amino-acid sequence is MRDSVFNCCLTPSPGQSANMAGNSALSSSDKRFLIFFDFDETIVDESSDDVVVQAAPGQYLPGWLKDTYRPGHYNEYMQRVLAYMAESGVTESAIRAVIEKIPASPGMLTLFKFLRTRQDFEMVLVSDANTFFIESWLRRVGARQLFGKIFTNPATFNQDGRLMLRPFHSHGCQRCPENMCKQVIVKDYVARRTQERGKAFQRVFYVGDGANDFCPCLTLNPQDVAFPRRDYPMHQLITEMHEARPGEFKAVTVPWVSGEDVILRLRKLAEEK